The DNA sequence TATTTTTTACATCTTTGCTTGCTGTAAAACTTCAGTTGCTCAACAGTCTGCGGTCGCCGTTGTCTTGGTCCCCTCTTCATGATGTGCCAAACATTTTCAATATAGACAGAACTGGACTGGCAGCAGGCAACATATCTATCTTCTGAGCCTCTGCCTCAGTGGTaccttcacacacatgcatctcAACCATACTGTGGACGCTGAGCCCCCACCCCATACCATCACAGCTGCTGGTTTTTGCACCTTTCAGTGATAAATCTGGATGGTCTTATTCATCTTTGGTAAAAGAGAACTCAACATCTGTTTTTCCAGAAAACAAGTGATGTGGACTCTTCTGATGTAGTACAGTTTCAGGTTACTTTTCTGAACGCAGCGGTGGACTGTTCAGTGACGATGGTTTTCCTAAGTACACCTGAGCCCATGTGGCGATATTTGTCACAGAAGCATGACGGCAGTGCTGCCTGAGGGCTCGAAGGTCACAAACATTCAATAGTGGTTTCCTTTCCTTCCCCTTTACGCACTGAGATGTCTCCAAATTCCCTGAATCTTTTCACAGTATTATGTACTGGTGATTTTGAAAGACCTAATCTCTCTGAAATCTTGCATTAAGAAATGTTCCCTTTGAACTTACGTGAAGGTGAGAGCCACAACCCATCCTTACTTGTGTAAGCGACAGGTTAAGTGTCACCACTTTAGCCACCCGGGAATAAATGCCCGTCAGGTCAGCTCCGAGTTTCCTCTTTccgctgttgctgctgtgtggTGTGGTTGTGTATCGCTGCTCTGTCCCGTCATTCGAGGTATGTAATGCCTGCAAATTTAACAGTGTTGTTCTGTTATGTAGTGCGCTaacgtggtgtgtgtgtgtgcgcttatACTGTTATCCTAGATTGACGCTCTATGTGATCCGTGCGAGGTCTCTGGGAAAGACGGCCTATGAAGCACGTAAATGTTTGCAGAGattcagaggtgtgtgtgtgtgaaccacaAAGGTACTCTAGTGTATAGCTAACCGCTGTTTTTTGAATTAATGCAGCCACTGCTGCTTTGCCTTGTCTGAGTTATTAACACAGTAATGTAGCCtacctgttttttttattattttaaacttatttttaattgaatccttgtcctttttttattgttatgacCTGTTTTATAGTGTGTGAGGagatttttttactttgttttattatattgtgtttCGTTTTAGTGATTTTTAATTTGACTTTGATTTCAGAAAAAGCTATTGACATAACATTTTAACCAAGGAGATCTCCTGATTGTGGCTCGGGGTTTTTTTGAACCAGAGGTGGTGACGTATAATAGCTGGCTTATTTTAATAACATTGCATGTACTTTTAAGTGtgatttggatttttatttGGTTATATTGGTGTGTTGAAGTGTTTATTTATAGCCCCTTTTATTCAATCCACACCATAGAACTATAGATTGCCACCACTCGTTACCAAGAGCTTTCGACTCAACTCTCCTCTCATTAAGTATTATTGGTCGTTGATTCTTTTATTTGCATTATGTTCTTAGCTTATTTTTATAGTTATGTTTAGTTTGCAGCTGTTTTATTGTGTCTGTTTGCTCAAAGGAAAAACTGTCTCTGATCTTGCCTGTGCTGGTGGGAATCGCCAGGGTTGGTAAAAACTGTTATTAAGTTCACATTTCAACTCTTTGGGTGAAAGTCCCAAGGTGACTTGTCAACCTTTACTTATCGATTTGGGTCGAGTCCTCCATTGGGCCCAAGTTACACTTGCAAAGACTGAGCCTTTAGCGGATGCTACTCTTATATCTAATCATGACACCTCACCAGTTACCAGTCAGCCTGCTTATTGTGGAGTCTTCCAAACAGGGCTTACTTGAATATTCTGTGCACTTTTCAATCTTACTTCAACTCTGTCCACACCTTTAGGTGTGTTGCAGGCATGTAATTATAAGTTAAAATTCACAAAATACAATTACACTGGTCAATAAAACTACtgaaaatcttttctttgtacttttgtcagttaaataaaggttCATGTAAATTGAAAGATCACAggtttttattgctttttggAAAATATCCCAACTTGTCTGGAAATCCGATTCGTACATGATGACGTGAGGATCTTCCAgccttcattttctttgttgttcatTTTGTCTTCCTCTTTGCTCCAAGACCACCTCTTAAGCATGGCTAAGGCTTGTATATTTTAGTTCAAAGTTCAACTGGACTAAACTCGGCCACATGAATGAATGATATGTAAATTCAGTAACAAAATACATCCTGTCCTATTTTTATTAACGTCAGGCAGCTCAGCTGATGGGATGAGTGCAAATAGTTCaatgaaaaaaagacacttGGAAACAAGAATTTGCAGATTTATTGTTGTATCAGGattaaagaaaacatacatGGAAGTAGAATCAAAAGTTTCCATAAATTAAAACTCTAAAAGATAGACTTAGCTTTAATGTATGGCACAAATGAACTGAATGTGCTGTCAAGAGGTATGATCTGGTACTCGGTCGTTGACAGTTCGTGATCtgacaccaaacacacacagaattttTACAAACAGGACATGATATATAATAaatttcaaaagcatttttgaTAGAAGATTCAGTCAAGCTCACTGGCAGAGCTGCACACATACATAATTTGAATGCTGGCTGTAGCAGAATATACTCTATGGTATAGATTTTAATGAATCTCAGAAATATGGTATCAAGTCTCAAAGCTCTTTACTCTACAAAAGTGTTGACTCTGTTGCCTGTTGTGTGTCAGCTGCATCACTTCAATGAACCTATTTCTCCTGATATTTCTCAGCTGTCTGCGCTGCAGTCGTGAAAAAACACTATACTGCTACTATTGCTACTCCTAATACTTatagggccagatttactaaaggtctGCGTGAGCAAAAACGTGTGCTAACTTGATATCAGcagcaaattaacacgtaagctgatctgctaacggtgtgcacgcagaatgacgtcttccAAAAGTGCAAGGTAGCACCTGtacatttactacttttgccttaatgaatataaaatttggggcgtttcagttttattgtgcaaagtaacgGGAGGGTAACCTgctaatacatttatttatacaagCAATGTGATCTAACGAGCCTAAACGCAATtccatgtgagtgcaacagcatctggaTTTAATaagtttgaaaggaaggtgcaaaccgcaaagtgttgcagagatggctgctgttgtcATTGTGAGatggagacacagccgtaatgaaagaagacggaaaaaaaggtttttttcattcatttcaatgttTTTGCCAGGACTCAGGAACGTGCACATTTTGCCTCTCCAGCCATGCCGTATTGCAGTTGTTGGCTGATAAGGGCTGATTCGGAGTCAGTTACAAGAAGGAGTCACGCAATACCTGGCACGCCCAAACTTTTGGCAACTCTGCATCCGGCCCATTGTGCTCTTGTGAATTATTTCATTGACCTACCAAGGAAAGCTACCAacagtgctgctgctgtagcACCACCAGCAAATTTAAGCCAAAAATTTTCAAAGACACTGGTTTTAGCCCTTTGTGTGATCTCCTCTAGTGACATGTTTGGATATGATTGTCTGATACGCTCTTGTTCTTCCTCTGCTTTTCTATTTGCTTCTTGGAGCATCTCATTGGTAAAGTAGCCTCCTTTGTTGGCCTCAATCATTTTATCTATTGTCTTGAGTAGCTCTTCTACCTGGAACTGGTTGCTCCTGTATCCATCCTGTTGGTTGTTCTTCCAGTATTTATTATCAATGATGTGGCACCGGCACTCACACTTCCTCACAATATCACTCAGATCTTTACTTCGCAGGACAAACTGCTCGATAGTCTCTCCCTCAGCGAGCTGGTCACCATGTGTAAAGAGAACTATGGAATATTTTAAAGCTTCTTCTGAGAAATATTCTTGGAGTTTATTTATGACAGCCTGCTCATGCTCTGTGTATTTCTCCACTTTGAGCACAATGAGAAAAACATGAGGCCCAGGAGCGCACTCTGTGATGCACCTCACTATCTCAGGCTTCATCTCCTTCTCAGACCTCCGTGTGTCAAAGAACCCAGGAGTGTCAATCCACTTAATGCTTCTTCCATTGACAGATATGTTTTTTGCTTGACATTCACTTGTTCCAGATAAGGCTGAATGGTCTACCTCGAACACAGTCTCTCCAGATATGGTGTTAGCGATGCTGCTCTTCCCGATTCCAGTTTTTCCCAACACCACAATCCTTGTTAAAGCTAGAAGACAATAAGTACTTTGTGTCAGTAATATACAATATTAGTGTAGTTTCTCTCTGGAGTTTCAGTAAATATACATTGAGAAAAGTGGCACCAAAGTAGTGAAACGTTGCTGACAACATAAGCTTACTAACATAACTGGCAAATGAACTGAATGCTTTGTTCGGCTTCGGATGAACGTTGAAGGTAAAACCTCCTGGAAGAGTTTTATGAACTAACTACATGATAAGCAGCAACACCTTATGCATATTCATTGCTATAATGGGAATTGCTATTACTTATACAAAATACTTACATCCTTATTCACATGAAATGCAGggacttttcaaaataaacatgtttatttacatgtttaaacatCTTTAATGAAATTGCTTTCACTTAAACTACAATTGCAATTTATGCAATTTATTTCGGAAGCATGTTTTCTGAAATTCTTTCttcctgacagcaatcaataaatcaaatgctttgacacTTATGATGATGATTGTTATGATGATAAcgattattgttgttgttattaatattatttgtgAAGCACTTATTTAATACCACAGCAAGTGATAAAATACACgagagcaaaataaaataaaatagaaataaacaataaaatatgacTAATAATAACTACAAAGGATATAAGAGAAcataaaacaagaataaaatcagtaaaataaataggcAGCTCAGATATCATCAGGAGATGCTTTCTGATAAAAGTGCATATTGTGATGTATATTGTGCAACAGACTTAAAAGAAGACACTTCCTTGGGCCGGTTGTTTCCGAGCCTGGGAGCCCTAAAACTATGCACGTGTTCATAATAGGTTCAACGATCTAAAATATAATCTGGAGCCGGGTCATGGAGAGCCAAAAAAGCAATCAATAAGGTCTTAAAATCAGGCAGGGAGTGGATGTAAAGGCGCTGAACCAGGTGTGATGTTATTGGACCTCTTGGTTCTTGTTGGAAGCATGCAGCTTATTCGTTGCAGGGCTTTTTGATTAAGACAAGAGAAAAGGCTGCTGCAATTATCAATTTTGTGTATGCTTTGGATCATCTCTAATAACAGTACTGAATATATAAAACGAGCTGATGTGAGGAGAATAATAAGCAGAACTTACCATCCATGCTTTCAAAAAACAGGAGATCAGTGCAGAGTTGAAAATTCTTAGATCTCCAGGATgttgtgactgtgtgtctttTCTACTGTCTTGCTCCGGTTTGCCTCTCACTTTGTCTTCCACCTGTCCTTTGCGGCCAGCCAATGTTTTACACAGAGCTCTTCTTTTTTTATACCcgtcatgtctgtacagtaacaCCCAGCTCGTTTGCATATCAAAAAGCTCCACAACCAAAGATGTTATGTGAGGACGAcgtaaatgttttctttcattattttacatgCTTAAAGAAAAAACTATTTGGTAAAACTATTAGCCTATTCAATAAAGATGATGAGTGATATAAATAAGCAACATGTAAATTATTCTCAACATTTCAGTCACATAGCTTTAAATAACAACTAAAGCACCGAGGCTTGTTCTGAAGATAAATTACTGTCATGCCAGAGGTACGGATGAATTTAGATGGTTTACAGCTTCTGATCTGCTGGTATTACTTATACCATCTCACTAATCTTGTCTCAACAATAATCCTATATTAATAGAAAGCTTTATTTGTCTGGGTCAAAATGGCAGCGTTGTCTTTTTATACCTCTTTATGGTGGAGTGTTTATTCTGTGGGTGAGGCAGTGGTGGACACACCATATCAAAACGTCATGTAAACATTAACATGAATTAATATCTGAAGTTGGCAAAATCACATGACATTCTGTTGTGTGCTTCTTGACTTTATGTTTATCTCCATAAGTGTTAATGTGTTTCACCCTCCTATACAGATACACCACAAACTGACAATAATCTAAACGCTTATATTAAACTGCTCTCTAGTGGGCAGGTGATGCCACTGCAGTTTCCAGATGCCTTCCAGATGCCTGATGTCTTCATGGCCAGAGTCCGTCCATCCAttcatcatcaaccgcttatcctgcgtacagggtcgcggggggctggagccaatcccagccgacacagtggtgactggggagacACAcgggatgatgggggagggtggggctgggctcatTCTAAAATCtatgaccatctccactgtcttcagagcgtggagctccagactgttctggctgcaccaggtcataGATTACAGGGACTCGTCCCC is a window from the Micropterus dolomieu isolate WLL.071019.BEF.003 ecotype Adirondacks linkage group LG20, ASM2129224v1, whole genome shotgun sequence genome containing:
- the LOC123959237 gene encoding GTPase IMAP family member 7-like, coding for MDALTRIVVLGKTGIGKSSIANTISGETVFEVDHSALSGTSECQAKNISVNGRSIKWIDTPGFFDTRRSEKEMKPEIVRCITECAPGPHVFLIVLKVEKYTEHEQAVINKLQEYFSEEALKYSIVLFTHGDQLAEGETIEQFVLRSKDLSDIVRKCECRCHIIDNKYWKNNQQDGYRSNQFQVEELLKTIDKMIEANKGGYFTNEMLQEANRKAEEEQERIRQSYPNMSLEEITQRAKTSVFENFWLKFAGGATAAALLVAFLVLTSLTPKPCFSPLSKGSTVAQWAALWPQSKKGLDPRVPSHSSPQTLNNPLHPSTLDSFIPLTSIPPS